A single region of the Hippoglossus hippoglossus isolate fHipHip1 chromosome 17, fHipHip1.pri, whole genome shotgun sequence genome encodes:
- the rasal2 gene encoding ras GTPase-activating protein nGAP isoform X1, translating to MSGAASRGPAEGRKGPVQGPCRASYRWHHYRKPWWRSDPQPEQLLGRYKWRTSARLAPGAANTSPPEVKGQRVRPLHLRLVSLPGFGSVTERFHDDPMRPGSLRRILPFLRSMSEPGTGDSPERTVLRKAGSAADRRAPVFSSFFRSFSPSIGIRDDPETDGGESDVKGPPAHRFSCGQSPYTDSGAWERKFCILTDSQLVLLNKDDEATGEAQESPTDSAKGRSLRRTVSVPSEGQFPEFQAEGTPVTEVSSERSPRRRSISGPGSSEKTVAVDNPNSSPFKVPGFFSKRLKGSIKRTKSQTKLDRNTSFKLPSLRPPEPDRSRGLPKLKESTSHESLLSPGSAVEALDLSMEEDVFIKPLHCSILGQEFCFEVTYSGGSKCFSCTSASERDKWMENLRRTIQPNKDNCRRAENLLRLWIIEAKDLPPKKKYFCELCLDDVLYARTTSKPRHDSLFWGEYFDFSSLPAVHSVTVHIYRDVDKKKKKDKNNYVGLVNIPVSGVTGRQFVEKWYPVSTPTTSKAKGGGPSIRIKSRFQTISILPMEQYKEFAEFITNNYTMLCSVLEPVISVKNKEEMACALVHILQSTGRAKDFLTDLVMSEVDRCADHDVLIFRENTLATKAIEEYLKLVGQKYLHDALGEFIKALYESDENCEVDSSRCSGGDLAEHQSNLKMCCELAFCKIINSYCVFPRELKEVFASWKQQCVARGHQQDISKRLISASLFLRFLCPAIMSPSLFNLMQEYPDHRTSRTLTLIAKVIQNLANFTKFGNKEEYMAFMNDFLEHEWAGMMRFLSEISNPETLSNTPGFEGYIDLGRELSVLHALLWEVVSQLDKGENSFLQATVAKLGPLPRILGDISRCLAAPTPVQQQLRRFQDHSSAHNLSGSLSSGLHRIFEDPANSHCEVRSLQSPCSDLMDGYVRGQRPLLAQQHPSIHSSVSDQERDNLLSNGRSVSLVDLQDAQSLHAPAGPPPHHEAPPRLSRAGSQASIGHAPPPHTYPHSNPLTPQPALHQPKAAARDGQPQSAPQVRRPLHPSVSQQRSLQPLSFQNPVYHLSNPAHSLSTRSAHSLQQDSSSENLSTESSHNSHSNSDDYGSQVGVKGRVPSNSSLDELGSRRSTQSEECSTPRRHALPDLPPGTATAVAIPRQSTTAGTAHIVKVEQQSRGGGGARTPRSLPHSASLRSSSSANTEPTPTATNVNRQQPTCSVENMAPPPKSATKPPQVASPVDTVAVAMSPVERTAAWVLNNGQYDEKEEEGGGEGGGERSREEGRSTEKYELEISRLKERLRVSGRRLEEYERRLLAQEQQMQKLLLEYKNRLEDSEERLRRQQEEKDNQMKSIICRLMAVEEELKRDHAEMQAVIEAKQKIIDAQEKRIGSLDAANSRLMLALTQVKERYSAPSLHNGLSPSNPTKLSITENGEFRNSSC from the exons ATGAGTGGAGCAGCGAGCAGAGGCCCCGCTGAGGGCCGCAAGGGTCCAGTCCAGGGTCCCTGCCGGGCCTCGTACCGCTGGCACCATTACAGGAAGCCTTGGTGGAGATCTGACCCCCAGCCTGAGCAGCTATTGGGCAGATACAAGTGGAGGACATCTGCTCGCCTGGCGCCGGGGGCAGCCAACACGTCCCCTCCCGAGGTCAAAGGGCAGAGAGTCCGGCCTCTTCACCTACGACTGGTCAGCCTCCCGGGGTTTGGCTCCGTCACAGAACGATTCCACGACGACCCGATGAGGCCCGGCTCTCTGCGCAGGATCCTCCCCTTCCTCAGGTCCATGTCTGAGCCCGGGACAGGTGATTCCCCGGAGAGGACGGTGCTAAGGAAGGCGGGATCAGCTGCAGATCGACGAGCTCCTGTCTTCAGCAGCTTCTTTCGCTCGTTCTCTCCGAGTATCGGCATCAGGGACGATCCTGAAACTGACGGAGGGGAGTCTG ACGTTAAAGGTCCTCCCGCTCATCGCTTCTCCTGCGGCCAGAGTCCGTACACTGACAGTGGAGCCTGGGAGAGGAAGTTCTGCATCCTGACGGACAGCCAGCTCGTCCTGCTCAACAAGGACgacgag gccaCAGGTGAAGCTCAGGAGAGCCCCACGGACTCAGCGAAGGGGCGGAGTCTCCGCAGGACGGTCAGCGTCCCCTCAGAGGGACAGTTCCCAGAGTTCCAGGCAGAGGGCACCCCCGTGACAG aGGTGTCTTCGGAGCGATctccgaggaggaggagcatcTCCGGCCCGGGGAGTTCAGAGAAGACCGTCGCCGTCGACAATCCAAACTCGTCACCTTTTAAAGTGCCg GGGTTTTTCAGTAAACGTCTCAAAGGCTCCATCAAGAGAACGAAGAGTCAAACCAAACTGGACAGAAACACCAGCTTCAAACTGCCGTCGCTCCGACCCCCTGAGCCCGACAG GTCTCGCGGGCTCCCCAAGCTGAAGGAGTCGACTTCCCATGAGTCTTTGCTGAGCCCAGGCAGCGCGGTGGAGGCTCTGGACCTGAGCATGGAGGAAGACGTGTTCATCAAACCTCTGCACTGCAGCATTCTGGGACAGGAGTTCTGCTTCGAG GTGACGTATTCGGGTGGCAGTAAGTGTTTCAGCTGCACTTCGGCTTCAGAGAGAGACAAGTGGATGGAAAACCTTCGGAGGACGATTCAGCCCAACAAG gacAACTGTCGACGAGCAGAGAACCTGCTGCGACTGTGGATCATCGAAGCCAAAGACCTGCCACCCAAGAAGAAATATTTCTGCGAGCTGTGTCTGGACGATGTCCTGTATGCCCGCACCACCAGCAAGCCCCGTCACGACAGCCTGTTCTGGGGCGAATACTTCGACTTCTCCAGCCTGCCAGCTGTGCACAGCGTCACTGTACACATCTACCGCGACgtggacaagaagaagaagaaggacaagaacAACTACGTGGGCCTGGTCAACATCCCGGTGTCGGGCGTGACGGGTCGCCAGTTTGTGGAGAAGTGGTACCCGGTCAGCACGCCCACCACCAGCAAGGCCAAAGGAGGGGGGCCTTCGATCCGCATCAAGTCCCGCTTCCAGACCATCTCCATCCTGCCCATGGAGCAGTACAAGGAGTTCGCTGAGTTCATCACCAACAACTACACCATGCTGTGCTCGGTGCTGGAGCCCGTCATCAGCGTCAAGAACAAGGAGGAGATGGCCTGCGCTCTGGTCCACATCCTGCAGAGCACTGGGAGGGCAAAG gacTTCCTGACGGACCTGGTAATGTCGGAGGTGGATCGATGTGCCGACCACGACGTCCTGATCTTCAGGGAGAACACGTTGGCCACCAAGGCCATCGAGGAGTATCTGAAGCTGGTGGGACAGAAATACCTGCACGACGCGCTCG GCGAGTTCATTAAAGCTCTGTACGAGTCGGACGAGAACTGTGAGGTTGATTCCAGTCGGTGCTCTGGCGGTGATCTGGCTGAACATCAGAGTAACCTGAAGATGTGCTGCGAGCTGGCGTTCTGCAAGATCATCAACTCGTACTG CGTGTTTCCTCGGGAGCTGAAGGAAGTGTTCGCTTCGTGGAAGCAGCAATGCGTCGCCCGCGGCCACCAGCAGGACATCAGCAAGCGTTTGATCAGTGCCTCGCTGTTCCTGCGCTTCCTCTGCCCCGCCATCATGTCGCCGTCGCTCTTCAACCTGATGCAGGAATATCCAGACCACCGGACGTCCCGTACGCTTACGCTCATCGCCAAAGTCATCCAGAACCTCGCCAACTTCACCAA GTTTGGAAACAAAGAGGAGTACATGGCGTTCATGAACGACTTTCTGGAGCACGAGTGGGCGGGGATGATGCGTTTCCTGTCGGAGATCTCTAACCCGGAGACTCTATCCAACACACCGGGCTTCGAAGGTTACATCGACCTCGGCCGCGAGCTGTCAGTCCTGCACGCTCTGCTGTGGGAGGTGGTGTCCCAGCTCGACAAG GGTGAAAATTCCTTCCTGCAGGCCACCGTAGCGAAGCTGGGCCCGCTGCCGAGGATTCTGGGAGATATCTCTCGCTGCCTCGCCGCCCCGAcgccagtgcagcagcagctgcgaCGTTTCCAGGACCATAGCTCCGCCCACAACCTCAGCGGCAGCCTGTCGTCAGGGTTACACCGAATCTTTGAGGACCCCGCCAACAG tcactgtGAGGTCCGCAGCCTTCAGTCTCCGTGCAGTGATCTGATGGACGGTTATGTTCGAGgtcagcgccccctgctggctcaGCAGCATCCTTCCATCCACAGCAGCGTCTCTGATCAGGAGCGAGACAACCTGCTGTCCAACGGACGCAGCGTCTCTCTGGTCGACCTGCAGGACGCTCAGAGCCTGCACGCCCCCGCGGGGCCCCCACCGCACCACGAGGCCCCGCCCCGCCTCAGCAGGGCCGGTTCCCAGGCCTCTATCGGACACGCCCCGCCCCCACACACCTACCCCCACTCCAACCCCCTGACCCCCCAGCCGGCGCTACACCAGCCTAAAGCGGCGGCCAGGGACGGCCAGCCTCAGAGCGCTCCGCAGGTGAGGCGGCCGCTGCATCCCTCTGTCAGCCAACAGCGCAGCCTGCAGCCGCTGTCCTTCCAGAACCCCGTGTACCACCTGAGTAACCCCGCCCACAGCCTGTCCACACGCTCCGCCCACTCGCTGCAGCAGGACTCCAGCTCGGAGAACCTGAGCACCGAAAGCTCCCACAACAGCCACAGCAACTCTGATGACTACGGCAGCCAGGtgggggtcaaaggtcgagTGCCGTCCAACAGCAGCCTGGACGAGCTTGGCAGCAGGCGGAGCACGCAGAGCGAGGAGTGTTCCACGCCGCGCCGCCACGCACTGCCTGACCTTCCGCCCGGCACCGCCACAGCGGTCGCCATCCCTCGTCAGAGCACGACGGCGGGCACCGCCCACATCGTCAAGGTGgaacagcagagcagaggagggggcggggccaggACGCCACGCTCTCTCCCACACAGTGCCTCGTTacgaagcagcagcagcgccaaTACCGAGCCGACACCCACCGCCACCAACGTCAACCGCCAACAGCCAACCTGCTCTGTGGAGAACATGGCTCCGCCCCCAAAGAGCGCCACCAAACCACCACAG GTGGCGTCTCCGGTGGACACGGTGGCGGTGGCGATGTCTCCAGTGGAGAGGACGGCGGCCTGGGTCCTCAACAACGGCCAGTACgacgagaaggaggaggagggaggaggggagggagggggggagaggagcagagaggaggggcgGAGCACCGAGAAG TACGAGCTGGAGATCTCTCGGCTGAAGGAGCGCCTGCGGGTGTCCGGTCGGCGCCTGGAGGAGTACGAGCGGCGGCTGCTGGCTCAGGAGCAGCAGATGCAGAAGCTGCTGCTCGAGTATAAGAACCGTCTGGAGGACAGCGAGGAGCGACTGAGgcggcagcaggaggagaaggacaatCAGATGAAGAGCATCATCTGCAG gctcatggcggtggaggaggagttAAAGCGTGACCACGCAGAGATGCAGGCGGTGATTGAAGCTAAACAGAAAATCATCGACGCTCAG GAGAAGAGGATCGGGTCCCTGGACGCAGCAAACTCCCGGCTGATGTTGGCGCTGACGCAGGTGAAGGAGCGTTACAGCGCCCCCAGCCTCCACAACGGCCTGTCGCCCAGCAACCCCACCAAACTGTCCATCACTGAGAACGGAGAGTTCAGGAACAGCAGCTGCTGA
- the rasal2 gene encoding ras GTPase-activating protein nGAP isoform X6, with protein MDDLEVSSERSPRRRSISGPGSSEKTVAVDNPNSSPFKVPGFFSKRLKGSIKRTKSQTKLDRNTSFKLPSLRPPEPDRSRGLPKLKESTSHESLLSPGSAVEALDLSMEEDVFIKPLHCSILGQEFCFEVTYSGGSKCFSCTSASERDKWMENLRRTIQPNKDNCRRAENLLRLWIIEAKDLPPKKKYFCELCLDDVLYARTTSKPRHDSLFWGEYFDFSSLPAVHSVTVHIYRDVDKKKKKDKNNYVGLVNIPVSGVTGRQFVEKWYPVSTPTTSKAKGGGPSIRIKSRFQTISILPMEQYKEFAEFITNNYTMLCSVLEPVISVKNKEEMACALVHILQSTGRAKDFLTDLVMSEVDRCADHDVLIFRENTLATKAIEEYLKLVGQKYLHDALGEFIKALYESDENCEVDSSRCSGGDLAEHQSNLKMCCELAFCKIINSYCVFPRELKEVFASWKQQCVARGHQQDISKRLISASLFLRFLCPAIMSPSLFNLMQEYPDHRTSRTLTLIAKVIQNLANFTKFGNKEEYMAFMNDFLEHEWAGMMRFLSEISNPETLSNTPGFEGYIDLGRELSVLHALLWEVVSQLDKGENSFLQATVAKLGPLPRILGDISRCLAAPTPVQQQLRRFQDHSSAHNLSGSLSSGLHRIFEDPANSHCEVRSLQSPCSDLMDGYVRGQRPLLAQQHPSIHSSVSDQERDNLLSNGRSVSLVDLQDAQSLHAPAGPPPHHEAPPRLSRAGSQASIGHAPPPHTYPHSNPLTPQPALHQPKAAARDGQPQSAPQVRRPLHPSVSQQRSLQPLSFQNPVYHLSNPAHSLSTRSAHSLQQDSSSENLSTESSHNSHSNSDDYGSQVGVKGRVPSNSSLDELGSRRSTQSEECSTPRRHALPDLPPGTATAVAIPRQSTTAGTAHIVKVEQQSRGGGGARTPRSLPHSASLRSSSSANTEPTPTATNVNRQQPTCSVENMAPPPKSATKPPQVASPVDTVAVAMSPVERTAAWVLNNGQYDEKEEEGGGEGGGERSREEGRSTEKYELEISRLKERLRVSGRRLEEYERRLLAQEQQMQKLLLEYKNRLEDSEERLRRQQEEKDNQMKSIICRLMAVEEELKRDHAEMQAVIEAKQKIIDAQEKRIGSLDAANSRLMLALTQVKERYSAPSLHNGLSPSNPTKLSITENGEFRNSSC; from the exons ATGGACGACCTGG aGGTGTCTTCGGAGCGATctccgaggaggaggagcatcTCCGGCCCGGGGAGTTCAGAGAAGACCGTCGCCGTCGACAATCCAAACTCGTCACCTTTTAAAGTGCCg GGGTTTTTCAGTAAACGTCTCAAAGGCTCCATCAAGAGAACGAAGAGTCAAACCAAACTGGACAGAAACACCAGCTTCAAACTGCCGTCGCTCCGACCCCCTGAGCCCGACAG GTCTCGCGGGCTCCCCAAGCTGAAGGAGTCGACTTCCCATGAGTCTTTGCTGAGCCCAGGCAGCGCGGTGGAGGCTCTGGACCTGAGCATGGAGGAAGACGTGTTCATCAAACCTCTGCACTGCAGCATTCTGGGACAGGAGTTCTGCTTCGAG GTGACGTATTCGGGTGGCAGTAAGTGTTTCAGCTGCACTTCGGCTTCAGAGAGAGACAAGTGGATGGAAAACCTTCGGAGGACGATTCAGCCCAACAAG gacAACTGTCGACGAGCAGAGAACCTGCTGCGACTGTGGATCATCGAAGCCAAAGACCTGCCACCCAAGAAGAAATATTTCTGCGAGCTGTGTCTGGACGATGTCCTGTATGCCCGCACCACCAGCAAGCCCCGTCACGACAGCCTGTTCTGGGGCGAATACTTCGACTTCTCCAGCCTGCCAGCTGTGCACAGCGTCACTGTACACATCTACCGCGACgtggacaagaagaagaagaaggacaagaacAACTACGTGGGCCTGGTCAACATCCCGGTGTCGGGCGTGACGGGTCGCCAGTTTGTGGAGAAGTGGTACCCGGTCAGCACGCCCACCACCAGCAAGGCCAAAGGAGGGGGGCCTTCGATCCGCATCAAGTCCCGCTTCCAGACCATCTCCATCCTGCCCATGGAGCAGTACAAGGAGTTCGCTGAGTTCATCACCAACAACTACACCATGCTGTGCTCGGTGCTGGAGCCCGTCATCAGCGTCAAGAACAAGGAGGAGATGGCCTGCGCTCTGGTCCACATCCTGCAGAGCACTGGGAGGGCAAAG gacTTCCTGACGGACCTGGTAATGTCGGAGGTGGATCGATGTGCCGACCACGACGTCCTGATCTTCAGGGAGAACACGTTGGCCACCAAGGCCATCGAGGAGTATCTGAAGCTGGTGGGACAGAAATACCTGCACGACGCGCTCG GCGAGTTCATTAAAGCTCTGTACGAGTCGGACGAGAACTGTGAGGTTGATTCCAGTCGGTGCTCTGGCGGTGATCTGGCTGAACATCAGAGTAACCTGAAGATGTGCTGCGAGCTGGCGTTCTGCAAGATCATCAACTCGTACTG CGTGTTTCCTCGGGAGCTGAAGGAAGTGTTCGCTTCGTGGAAGCAGCAATGCGTCGCCCGCGGCCACCAGCAGGACATCAGCAAGCGTTTGATCAGTGCCTCGCTGTTCCTGCGCTTCCTCTGCCCCGCCATCATGTCGCCGTCGCTCTTCAACCTGATGCAGGAATATCCAGACCACCGGACGTCCCGTACGCTTACGCTCATCGCCAAAGTCATCCAGAACCTCGCCAACTTCACCAA GTTTGGAAACAAAGAGGAGTACATGGCGTTCATGAACGACTTTCTGGAGCACGAGTGGGCGGGGATGATGCGTTTCCTGTCGGAGATCTCTAACCCGGAGACTCTATCCAACACACCGGGCTTCGAAGGTTACATCGACCTCGGCCGCGAGCTGTCAGTCCTGCACGCTCTGCTGTGGGAGGTGGTGTCCCAGCTCGACAAG GGTGAAAATTCCTTCCTGCAGGCCACCGTAGCGAAGCTGGGCCCGCTGCCGAGGATTCTGGGAGATATCTCTCGCTGCCTCGCCGCCCCGAcgccagtgcagcagcagctgcgaCGTTTCCAGGACCATAGCTCCGCCCACAACCTCAGCGGCAGCCTGTCGTCAGGGTTACACCGAATCTTTGAGGACCCCGCCAACAG tcactgtGAGGTCCGCAGCCTTCAGTCTCCGTGCAGTGATCTGATGGACGGTTATGTTCGAGgtcagcgccccctgctggctcaGCAGCATCCTTCCATCCACAGCAGCGTCTCTGATCAGGAGCGAGACAACCTGCTGTCCAACGGACGCAGCGTCTCTCTGGTCGACCTGCAGGACGCTCAGAGCCTGCACGCCCCCGCGGGGCCCCCACCGCACCACGAGGCCCCGCCCCGCCTCAGCAGGGCCGGTTCCCAGGCCTCTATCGGACACGCCCCGCCCCCACACACCTACCCCCACTCCAACCCCCTGACCCCCCAGCCGGCGCTACACCAGCCTAAAGCGGCGGCCAGGGACGGCCAGCCTCAGAGCGCTCCGCAGGTGAGGCGGCCGCTGCATCCCTCTGTCAGCCAACAGCGCAGCCTGCAGCCGCTGTCCTTCCAGAACCCCGTGTACCACCTGAGTAACCCCGCCCACAGCCTGTCCACACGCTCCGCCCACTCGCTGCAGCAGGACTCCAGCTCGGAGAACCTGAGCACCGAAAGCTCCCACAACAGCCACAGCAACTCTGATGACTACGGCAGCCAGGtgggggtcaaaggtcgagTGCCGTCCAACAGCAGCCTGGACGAGCTTGGCAGCAGGCGGAGCACGCAGAGCGAGGAGTGTTCCACGCCGCGCCGCCACGCACTGCCTGACCTTCCGCCCGGCACCGCCACAGCGGTCGCCATCCCTCGTCAGAGCACGACGGCGGGCACCGCCCACATCGTCAAGGTGgaacagcagagcagaggagggggcggggccaggACGCCACGCTCTCTCCCACACAGTGCCTCGTTacgaagcagcagcagcgccaaTACCGAGCCGACACCCACCGCCACCAACGTCAACCGCCAACAGCCAACCTGCTCTGTGGAGAACATGGCTCCGCCCCCAAAGAGCGCCACCAAACCACCACAG GTGGCGTCTCCGGTGGACACGGTGGCGGTGGCGATGTCTCCAGTGGAGAGGACGGCGGCCTGGGTCCTCAACAACGGCCAGTACgacgagaaggaggaggagggaggaggggagggagggggggagaggagcagagaggaggggcgGAGCACCGAGAAG TACGAGCTGGAGATCTCTCGGCTGAAGGAGCGCCTGCGGGTGTCCGGTCGGCGCCTGGAGGAGTACGAGCGGCGGCTGCTGGCTCAGGAGCAGCAGATGCAGAAGCTGCTGCTCGAGTATAAGAACCGTCTGGAGGACAGCGAGGAGCGACTGAGgcggcagcaggaggagaaggacaatCAGATGAAGAGCATCATCTGCAG gctcatggcggtggaggaggagttAAAGCGTGACCACGCAGAGATGCAGGCGGTGATTGAAGCTAAACAGAAAATCATCGACGCTCAG GAGAAGAGGATCGGGTCCCTGGACGCAGCAAACTCCCGGCTGATGTTGGCGCTGACGCAGGTGAAGGAGCGTTACAGCGCCCCCAGCCTCCACAACGGCCTGTCGCCCAGCAACCCCACCAAACTGTCCATCACTGAGAACGGAGAGTTCAGGAACAGCAGCTGCTGA